The following nucleotide sequence is from Triticum dicoccoides isolate Atlit2015 ecotype Zavitan chromosome 7B, WEW_v2.0, whole genome shotgun sequence.
cgactgacttgtgcttgctactccggagccgatcctcttcttcaccattggcatacttggtggcaatctccatcattcgactcggagacatgtctccggtccgaccgaattttaggtttagctctctatacttaacgccttccttgaaggcacagactgcctggtgatcagatacattctctaccgtgtgatgcaacgtgatccatctctggatgtaatccctcagagtttcattcgacttctgcacacaagattgcagctctgtcaaccctgctggtcgcttgcaagttccttcaaatgttctgacaaacactcgggcaagatcttcccaagtgtaaatgttgctgggtgctaactgattcaatcATGCTCTGGCCGaatcctccaacataagaggcaggtgtttcatggccacttcatcgttgccgccgccaatctgaacagccactcggtagtcctcaagccaagtatcaggcttggactcatcaatgaacttactgactccagtcgccaacctgaagttgggaggaatcaccgcggccctgatggctctgctgaaacactctggtcctgatacgtgtactctgctgctggtgggtacatctctgtcatgaccttctcggtgagctctgttcctgtcgaccaaacattGAATgataatagatctcgcatcaaagcctggttctctagggtcgactggaatccttcgcccaacactgtgatggcgtctgtcatcctgctgtcgaggcgcgtacgatccaccccttgggggaggggtgggcactcgacgtcgatcatcgcgatcgagtcggtgatcatactgctcccggttcctgtactgatcatgccgatcctcacgtccctcacgcctcgggggcgatcttgggctatgggccgactggactgtatttgcagcgacagatctgctgtgaatcctattccgtgactgcGATACAgccgaattttgatctcctgctgcctggagtaatgctctgatctgtaacaaacctctgccagcccctgactgggaaggctgaatcgactctgctatacgggctgcagctgctaaattctgaattggagttcgatatacctgagtcggtggtggaaagagttgacgtcgactggagtctggaacccgttgccgcgcacgctcgtcgagtgctcgctggaggttctccagtcgagtgcgctcagccaagttggccaagcgcgcatcctctaaggcacgagcctcgggggtttctccgacgataggagtgtgtagcgcatccatgttccggcggcgaaattCTTCTCTCTGCAACGAAGTGAGGGGCTTGGGTTGATACTCTTCATGGACCTGCGCctgatcgcctccgccgtcgcctccgccGGCGCGGGGAAAGCcgagaggactgcgtggtccattgaccatcagaacctccgccgctggatcactgctgtcgcactcggatgcagtctttgCGGAGCCAGTCAACAAATCAAACagaccgtagagagattcgtcgggctcgattgccgcgacttggggagtggccaactggcgggccaccgcatgtctcacccaccgctgaagcctcgaccgaccggagcgcttgcgccggccggaaacagggagggagaacgacacaggggtcgaccgatactgggtcgacggttgccgcaggaggacgccgcggacgcacgcgcgaaagtgcgtcgccccacggacagggagcgcgtcgacgtcgagtggagcctcctgaagccaagcagagtcgtcgacgatgaacgtgagcgcgccgagacggatctcgcggccctcaaccaaaactccgcctgaaaccatgatggagatcggaaaaatcgcaacttctccaataagtcgctaagacacctgccccaaggtgggcgccaactgtcgtggttctaagtctgacagtagaataggggggtaggaatggagaggcaagatcctagctatggagtagttgtacacgcaagaggtttacgagttcaggcccttctcggaggaagtagcagccctacgtctcggagcccggaggcggtcgactggattatgtgtatatgagttacaggggtgcgaaccctttacactgaggaggggggtggcttatatagagtccgccagacccctccggcccttagttatgcagggtttaaggtacattaagatcggacgttactggtaacgccaaacataaagtgctatgatgaccataaaagctacttaatgacagaccgtttgcgtgcagagtgactttaggtctcctggcagtcgagtggttggcttcatagtcgagtgtcttcgagtccgtcaagtggaacccttccaggtcgactgaaaggtggtTTCTTGTAGACATgtgcttggggagggtatcttggacaggtccatgaccctaccctaagtacatggcttcatcagcggcggcggcaggaggcgAGCAACCCTAGCCGCGTGAGTCGCTAGAGCATAACCACCAAGGGGTACGCGTGCCCATTGCCTACCTCTAGGTTTAACCTCTAGTGGACAGCATATATAACCACTCCAGTACTAATAAAGTAATAACAATCCAAGCTTATGCAAACTTTGCCTGAAAAGCAAATGTGGTTGGGCGTGCATTAGCTAGATATGCAAGACAAAAGCCAACTAAGATGTGGATGTTCTAttgtatctctatttgcaagctactccctccgtcccatgatataagagtatttttgacactagtgaccttcttccataatataagagcgcttTTGACACTAGCACGTAAGAGCGTTTTTAACACTAgtgcgtttttgacactacactaatgtaaaaaatgctcttatattatgagacggagggactaAAATCTCCGTTGTCGGAAAAGAAAATGCAGTTATCCATCTTTTTGCCAATCAGAGTACAAAGAAGGTGCATACACACGCATCCACGCAGATGCGCTCTCCTGATACACCCCTGCAACTTGGAGATAAACGCATGGATAATGGATTTCATAGACTCTGATTCAAACAAATTTACACAACGCATGTATTTATACACTGCTACATAGAGCCGACCCCACAACTCTACTACCCAGCAAAGATGGTGGTAACAGCTTACCGTCAGTAGAGCCCATACTCTGGGTGTTCCGAAGGGTTATCACCTATTGTTGTTTTCACATTTCGAAGGAAATTCTGAAATAGTTCACTCAGCATCTTCAGCATGGCTAGCCAGTAGAAGAGTATTGACTGCAGCGGAGCCGATACTCCGCAGAGCGACAAAGCCGGGCCTTGCGATGTACAGCGGCATTAGAAATCTACTGGACAAACGGCATGAATTTCGACAGCAAGGAGCGCCCTCTTCATCTCACTCAAAGCCCTCCGTCGGAGGCCTTTGAGGGAGAAGGAGAGGAAAGTCCTTGAAGAGCCCTCTTCCACTTCCTCTACATGCCATGCTTCTTGTGTTAAGAGGAGACCATGCAAATACCTGGGTTTATATAGGCCACAGAGGATGCAAAATAGGTATCCCCAAACCAGCTGGGTCATCTTTCTTGCAATCACTGTCAGAGGTGGCTATATTCTTTCTCATCTTCTTTTCCCAGTTGCAACAACCTGGAGTCTTTTTTACTTTGGGAGTTTGGACTTTTGGGCAACACCAAGGGATGCTACGCGGCGCCAGCGATCTGAAATGTGATACTGAATATATGCTTCACCATTTCTTTACAGCACCCTGTAAGACATGACTTCTGTTAAACTACAGCAAATAATATGGCGAGTGCAAGTACATGATTTTCATTACTGTTTTATAAAATGTTTTGGCATAAGAAAGAAAGGAATACAAAAATTAAGTCAGATTTGTTTTTTATGTGGCGAAAGGAAAACACACCGCCATGTGTTCATTGATAGCACTAAAGAGAGGAAAACACAAAAAATCCACTAGCTAGTATCTTTGAAAGTAAGTAGGGAAGATTTGGATAAGAGCATTAGACATCAATGTTCCATATCTGTTGATGCTTTCGGAGATTCTGCCTAAGCTTCAGTCTGGTAGCTCTCATACAGTTGACTGTCGTAATGAGCAAGAACCTAGAGCAAACATGCATACAGCAGAAAAGGAAAGCCTCATACCGCGTGCACGCGGAAAAGGTCATGCACCagctcttattgacattcctttgtATACACTCCGCGTATCCAGCAATAAAATGTACACACAAATCAAGTCAGATTTACTTTATATGGTGAATGCGAAACACACTGCCATGTGTTCGTTGGTAGCACTAAAGAGAGGAAAACACAGAAATCCACTAGCTAGTATCCTTGAAAGTAAAACCAGAAGATTTTTCCgtttcaaaaaacaaaacaaaacagaagatTTGGATAAGATCACTAGAGATCAAAGTTCCAAATCTGTTACCGCTTTCAGAGATTATGCCAAAGCATCACACTCGTAGCTCTCACACAGCTGACTGTGGTAATGAGCAAGGACCAAGAGCAAACGTGCATACAACAGAGAAGGAAAGCCTCATATCGCACCGAAAAAGGTCATGCACTAGCTCTTATTTGACATTCCTTTTTACACTTGCACTACACATGTCTAGCAATAACCACCACATGGCTTCTAAGAGTATATCATATGATGCCATGAGAATATGTGCTCATAAGACCTTTTATAGTTCTACTTCCGAATTTGAAAGCTCCAACCCTTACGGTGTAGCAATTCTATGAACAGTTGCATTTTGGGCTTTGGACTACCAAATGTGCTTAAGTCTATATCTGAAGACCGCGTGATTCCTTGTGACTGGCTAGACTGCAGACAAGTCGATCTTGGAATTGTCGGCAGCTCATAAATGTTGTAAAATTTAAATTTGGCAGCCACCTGCTTTATACTTGGATCGCCAAAAAAGGAATTTGGGCAGCATATCTATTCTTTGTTCATGCACCATGGGCTACGGCACCAACATGGCGATGCCTCCATTATGAGGTGCGGAGCTCCactcttcagtccagaattttaaaATTTCCCGTATGCAGATTTGCTGACTTTGATGAAAGAAACAACCAACCTTGAGAACAACACACACTTGAGAAATGAGTATCTTCAATTCTTCATTCATCTTCTATGATTGGCGTGTAACCATGATCCTTGAGCTCCCAATTCAGTATCTCCAAGACCGCCTCTAGAACACTGTCAAGCTCACCGGTGATAAACTCTCTAAGACTGCCTTCAGCATCAACTTGGCTCCACCCAGGCGGCTTCTTCATTCCTTGTCTCCTCAGGAGGGCTCGAACCTTTTGGACTCCGTCCCACTTCTTTGCATTTGCGTATATATTTGAAAGCAGGACATAATTCCCCACGTTATTTGGTTCCAACTTGAATAGGTGACTTGCTGCCACCTCCCCAATCTCCACATTTGAGTAAGTCCTACATGCGCTTAACAGAGGGCCCCAAATTCCAGCATGTGATTCAATGTCCTTTGGCATCTCATGTGTGATCATTTGGTAAGCTTCATCAATGCATCCCGCACGACCAAGCAAGTCCACCACGCACAGGTAATGTTCTACAGTAGGAATAATGTTGTAGTCATCCTTCATCGTCTTGAAGTATCGGCGTCCCTCATCAATCAGACCTGTATGACTGCAAGCATTGAGGACTGACACAAAACAGATTTCATCGGGGTCGAAGCCATTGTCACACAACTCGTTAAAAACGGCAATTGCATCTTTTCCACGGCCATGCATGCCCAATGCAGAGATCATAGAACTATAACAGATAAGATCTCTTTGCCTCCAGCTGCAGAACAAGTCAAGTGCCCTTTCTATATTACCACACTTTGAATGCATATCAATGAGGGCAGCTACAGTATGGTTGTTCAACAACATCGTATGACGATCCACATAATCCTGTATCCAACTAGCCTGAGTCGGTAACCCACACTGCGCACATGCAGCTGCAACAATAGAGATTGTAGTGTGGTTTGGCTCCACCTTTGGCCTTGCTCTAATCTCCAGCATAATCTTGAAGAGATCGACAGCCTCTACAGCCCGAC
It contains:
- the LOC119341920 gene encoding putative pentatricopeptide repeat-containing protein At5g37570, whose product is MPPPRLSARVEEENLLVRLAARCASGRQLDQLHARAVLLGHTRNSFVAAKLVRAFADLGHLGRARAVATALGPAANAFVWTALVRAHSQSDAAAHDAVALYAQMHHGCPGIKPLTFTVSSVLKAAARRKMLQEGEQVHVNVFKNGFQTDERIATTLVDFYAKCSRLDDARRVFDRLSVKDAQLYNTMIAANMEVGEVERAEELFEAMPERNAYTLVEMVCGYSARGDMDSAKRLFEIAVAKGAENTVVCTAMISGYAKTGNADDARAVFDGMRVRDAATWNVMIGVYSGAGRAVEAVDLFKIMLEIRARPKVEPNHTTISIVAAACAQCGLPTQASWIQDYVDRHTMLLNNHTVAALIDMHSKCGNIERALDLFCSWRQRDLICYSSMISALGMHGRGKDAIAVFNELCDNGFDPDEICFVSVLNACSHTGLIDEGRRYFKTMKDDYNIIPTVEHYLCVVDLLGRAGCIDEAYQMITHEMPKDIESHAGIWGPLLSACRTYSNVEIGEVAASHLFKLEPNNVGNYVLLSNIYANAKKWDGVQKVRALLRRQGMKKPPGWSQVDAEGSLREFITGELDSVLEAVLEILNWELKDHGYTPIIEDE